TTGTGGAAGGATTAAAACAGAGTAAAGGATTTTGCAGATCAGATGGGAAGTTATGAACAGGGTGGGAGCAAAAGGAGGCTTTTGCACCCTATTTTTAATAGGGCCCTTTCTTGTACCTGGGATATTTCAGTGTTAAAGCATTCAGTAATTTTATCTTGTGTTAAGGTTTGATGGGATAGCTACAGCTCTCAGCGGCTCAGCTGCAGTTCTCAAAGCTAacttcattttttcattcaggaaaaggtccaatcaagcttcAGCATGATGCATACACAGGAACTGCAATGGAAGTCAATGCAGATCTCAATTCAATCCTAAGATTCAGTAAATTACCTTTTCATCCGTACTATTTAGGATTGTTAGTTGACAACCCTTACCTCACTTGCAGTCTTGGAAGCTTAAATTCAATTCTGAAGGTCAAAGATTAATCAAGTTTCAGTAGAAAGCTTCAATCAAATGTTTACTTGGTGACTGTAACGGacaattttcctcttttttttggataacgTAGGGAACCTTTCTAAAGAAGAGCCCTTCGGACTCGCCTTTAGCCAGACTTACAGGCAACTGACCCTACTTGCCAAAAGGACAAGTTTCATTTATTATTGACAAGCAATCAAAAAGTCAAGAGGAAATCAAAGATAGCATGATGGAAACATGAAAGCATCAAAAAGAAGGTGACTCATATCTTATATTTGACTGTGACCCCTTTGATAACATGAAGCATCTGGagaaatcaaatcatcaaataGAGATTTTCAACTTTCAGACAGTTACTAAATCGGCAATAGCATAGTTTATTAAATTTCAtcacaggttttttttttctttttatcattttgattGGTAGTTTACACACATACACAGAGGATTTTGAGCTCATTACCTCACCCTCCTCTCCATTTCACAGGGGGAAGAGGCGCTATTTGAGCTAGTGGTCATTAGAAAATTTCATCACAAAGTTGAATGGCAAGTTTAACATattggaattttgttttttgataagtatataTTGGAATATCTACAAAGAACAAGAACTAACGTGGAAGACAAAGGTATACATTCTGAGATGTGCACCTTAATCTCCCCGCAACAATAACAATCATTTaacagagaaaagaaagaaaaaaatcacaCCCAACACTGCAGGACATCACAGCTATAAAAGCATGTATAAGATGAACTTACAAAACACTAATTAATAATAGCTTTTAGCTTAAGGATTTTCAAGAACAAACACACCACTTGAAATTTCAAAGACTAAGAAGTGAAACTTGGTAGAGAATTATAAAAACCCTCAGGTTTACTCAATACAATGGAGTcatgacaaaataaaatcacaaaaatgGAGTCACATCAAACTCACCTTTGAGCAAATTGGATGGCATTCCCACCAACTCCAGTAAAACAGTCAACTATGATGCCACTGCCACAACGAGATGCATGATGCCTAGCTATAGACTCTGGAGTGACAGAAAACCATCCTTCTTCATCCATTTTTATACCATTATCAAATCTGGAAAAAAGTAGGTACCTCTGCCACCAGTACTTGGCAATATCAGCAGAAAATTCTCCAGGAATTCCTTGAAATTGAAGCTCTGCATTATGCAATTGGTTTATCACAATTTAACCAaatgttgatgatattttgaAGTAACAGAAACTACTATCAACAATAACAGCACAAAGAAGTTAACTATCTTGGCAAAAAGAACAAGCACACTGAACACATACAAAGTGGAAGTACACCATATTATCCTTCAATGTGGATAGGCCAATATTACAGGCATGAGCACCAACCATATGAGCAACAGTCCTATGTTTGGGAGATCATGATGGAAGGACAGTAGGGAATGAATAGGCATATTCTTTTAAGACATGTTTGGTGCAGAATAAAAtctgtttatttttatatataaaaaatgcatgATCAAATTACACAAAATCATCATTATAGGttacatttttttcctttcttgctTCATACCTTAAATTACAGTAAAACGATAAAGATCATTAGCATCTATGCACTTCATTCTTTGAAGATGTATGAGTCATTCTTGTGATTGAGATTAAAACTATTAAGTCTAGAAGTAACACAGGGATCATTAGTTGAGGGAAACACAGACTCATGCTAACATAAGGGTGAATTTGGGAGGCGAGAAGAACAGAACAATGCGATAAAAGGATTCCACCTATACAATTTTCAGCAGAATCAGCAAAAATTAAGCTGGCAGCACAGCTGCACCACCTTGATCCAATTAGTCAGTCTATCATGACACCTTCAACCAAAAATTTACCAGGGATGgtatgaatcataaaaaaatcacCACGTAGATCAAGGGGCAAAAGGTCTAATTAAAATTGAATATGTATACACTTAAAGTTACAGGGACCAGAAGGTAACAACTAGCTTGTTGAGGCCTCATGTCCTCCTATCAAAGATGGAGGAGAGAAAAAATCTTCACCAAAATATTGTGTTTAACAGATGGGAGGCTGCTGCCTCCCCTTGTGTAGCCCCAAACCCATTACCTCAAatgatccacacacacacacgcaggAAAATTATTTCACAAACCTTCATCATCATTGGAAACATTTCTTTGTCTTCGTGTTCttctcactttcttttttttctttttcatgacGAGGGCATCATGGGTATCTATCTTATCTGTTACAGTGTCAAAATTTCCCAAAGGCATATAACCAGACTCAGAAACTACTTCAGTAATTGTATTGTTCAAGCTGCAAAACAAGATTACATGTTAGAAGAGCAAGCAGGCAAAGCATTTTATATAAAAGCTGAAACAGACACAACCATGACCAAGCTTTTATATTCTACCTGCTAATATCAAAAACTTGAAAGGCTTCATCATCTTCATGATTTACATCACAAGAGataattttattacatttatCAGGGAGATTAACACAAGCATATATACAGAAtttaatgaatatatatagAAACACACACTAATGGAAAACAAAATACCTGTCAATATGCTCCAGGGCATTTGGTAACAAACACAATGTATTTACATCAATGCAACTTCCATTAATCTCATAAAGCTCATCTGTATGCTCAAGACTTCTACTCACAGTAGTTACATCCACACAAGACATAGAGTTGTCTGCACCATGTCCATTCCCCACTGAGAGCTCATCGGGTGGCTGACACCCTAATTTACCGTTACTTATGGATTCCTCAAATGAGTCAATTTTAGTTTGCAGAGTACACAAATCAGTTACCTCTACAACAGGGCAAACATCCATTTCAGTTGCTTCAGTAGACTCTTCGTTCGACTTGTTGTTAATGTCACCATATTCTAGATGTTCCATGCCTGGGGGCGGGTTCCATGTTGAAGAATATGTtttgatattataaaaatagtttctCTTATAAAAGGAGTCCCAAAACACCGTCCAGTCCCCAAGATCGTCATTGCATTCAAAGCTGTCGGTTCTATCATGGTCAAGCATTTTTGACAAAGGGGTATATACAACTGAATCAGGGACAAATGACTGCTCGGTGCCATTatcatttgaatttttctcaTGTTCTATATCATGGTAAGCAGCTGATAAACATTCTAAACGTTCATACTCCAGTAATCTTCCATCACAGTGTTTCTTATCATGGTCAAAACTAGCATCTGGCAAAGGGTTTACAGCAGGAGGTCCAGTATCCAAGTTAGTCAAATTAGCTGAATTTTTCACGTCATCCTTGAACACAGTAGAACCGTGTACAGAGTCACAATCCTGGCAATCATTAGACACAATGTCGGATCTTCCAACAAAAACTTGTTCCTTGTCAGCTTCACCAGTGATCCCAGTTGAACTTGCTAAATTATCTCCTCCACCAGAGGGGCATTGGGATATTTTGGCATCCACTGCAACATCATAATTAGATGATTCACTTTGGCCCAGCATTGACATAGAACATAAAGAACTGCTTGTATTATCATGAAATATAGTAGGAGATACAATCTCCCCCTCACTCACTTTGGATAATTCAAGTGCATCATCCTCGATATCTTGATGGCTTTTAGAATGCTTCATGCGTGTACCCTTTCTTTTGCCTGTACCCATTCCATTCCACTTCTGCCAAAAAAAGTTTCATTATCACATACAATAAGAGTGATGAGGCAGCCTCTAACAATTCCTTGACCAAGTGCAAATAAGTTTCCTTATTTCATTTCATACTCAAATGGTTAGATGACATAAGGAAACATGATTAAGAAATCTAAAAGCATAACAGGTTATACTTTGATTGTAATCATTGGATAGTCTCAATTTCCATATTGTAATAATTTCTTGAGTAATTTATGACTTCCACAGATAGAACATAAGCTCCATCTTAAAGATAGGACCACTTATCTGACTGTTTTTCTAGTTGCTCTCTTCATATGAAAGGCAAGGGTCATTCCCCCACCATTAACTAATCCTTCATCACCTCTTAGAGGAAAAAGAATCTCAATAAGTCAAaggacacaaaaaatttcaaagtacTTGTTTTAAGTGGTGTCCGTAGTAGGCTCGTGTGAAAGTAATGTTAGCTCCAATCACAACTTGCCACGTTAGCAAGTTGTGAAAAAGGTTGTGTCCCTAGCATTGCTCAAAGAATTTAAGGTATGTTTGGACCCCAGATTGTGTGGACCAAACAGATTAACCGCACTCGAATGCATCAAATGAAATGTAACagacacaaacaaaacaagacaTTAACCATAACACAATAGACGTCGTGTAAACCCACCTCCTTGTTTGTGTGGAACGAAAGAGGCAGCCCCAATGCGTTCATCCGTTCACTCAGCTCCGTTTCTTCCGGCAAAATGCCATAATCTGACACAACCCCAAAATCAAACAACATTTGTTAGAATTACGGCTAAATCATTAAATTCACAgtttcctaatagcttaagcttttaaaagaatcagtAATCCTTCCACATAGAAACTTTAAACGCCTCTTTTAAAACGTAACATGAACATAGTCATAGTCATAGTAAAACGTGATACACACGTATGTATTTAGCAGAATAAGTCAGTAACACATGAAATAATTCAAGAATTATGAGAAGAACTTGCCAGTAGCTGTGGAAAGAATATTTGACTCGTTGTTGTTATCATCATCTTCAGCTGATTTCTGATATTTCAACGAAGaatcaaataattttcaaataataataaatcaagaaataaattatttaaaagacGCATCAGTAATTTATGGACTTACAGTTACAAAGCGTCTAGTAACACCATCGTCCCtgcaaaaacaaattgaaaacgTGTTATTCCACGTTGCTCAAACCccta
This DNA window, taken from Quercus robur chromosome 2, dhQueRobu3.1, whole genome shotgun sequence, encodes the following:
- the LOC126710580 gene encoding uncharacterized protein LOC126710580 isoform X3, yielding MDESEGLAIKALGSLFKLTQVFLWDDGVTRRFVTKSAEDDDNNNESNILSTATDYGILPEETELSERMNALGLPLSFHTNKEKWNGMGTGKRKGTRMKHSKSHQDIEDDALELSKVSEGEIVSPTIFHDNTSSSLCSMSMLGQSESSNYDVAVDAKISQCPSGGGDNLASSTGITGEADKEQVFVGRSDIVSNDCQDCDSVHGSTVFKDDVKNSANLTNLDTGPPAVNPLPDASFDHDKKHCDGRLLEYERLECLSAAYHDIEHEKNSNDNGTEQSFVPDSVVYTPLSKMLDHDRTDSFECNDDLGDWTVFWDSFYKRNYFYNIKTYSSTWNPPPGMEHLEYGDINNKSNEESTEATEMDVCPVVEPPDELSVGNGHGADNSMSCVDVTTVSRSLEHTDELYEINGSCIDVNTLCLLPNALEHIDSLNNTITEVVSESGYMPLGNFDTVTDKIDTHDALVMKKKKKKVRRTRRQRNVSNDDEELQFQGIPGEFSADIAKYWWQRYLLFSRFDNGIKMDEEGWFSVTPESIARHHASRCGSGIIVDCFTGVGGNAIQFAQRSKHVIAIDIDENKIDYAHHNAAIYGVDDRIDFINGDFFSLAPKLKADTVFLSPPWGGPDYTKVKTYDIKTMLKPRDGYSLFNTAKEIASRLVMFLPRNVDLNQLAELCLSAHPPWALEVEKNYLNGKLKAITAYFNTSAVDSKSA
- the LOC126710580 gene encoding uncharacterized protein LOC126710580 isoform X5, which codes for MDAKISQCPSGGGDNLASSTGITGEADKEQVFVGRSDIVSNDCQDCDSVHGSTVFKDDVKNSANLTNLDTGPPAVNPLPDASFDHDKKHCDGRLLEYERLECLSAAYHDIEHEKNSNDNGTEQSFVPDSVVYTPLSKMLDHDRTDSFECNDDLGDWTVFWDSFYKRNYFYNIKTYSSTWNPPPGMEHLEYGDINNKSNEESTEATEMDVCPVVEVTDLCTLQTKIDSFEESISNGKLGCQPPDELSVGNGHGADNSMSCVDVTTVSRSLEHTDELYEINGSCIDVNTLCLLPNALEHIDSLNNTITEVVSESGYMPLGNFDTVTDKIDTHDALVMKKKKKKVRRTRRQRNVSNDDEELQFQGIPGEFSADIAKYWWQRYLLFSRFDNGIKMDEEGWFSVTPESIARHHASRCGSGIIVDCFTGVGGNAIQFAQRSKHVIAIDIDENKIDYAHHNAAIYGVDDRIDFINGDFFSLAPKLKADTVFLSPPWGGPDYTKVKTYDIKTMLKPRDGYSLFNTAKEIASRLVMFLPRNVDLNQLAELCLSAHPPWALEVEKNYLNGKLKAITAYFNTSAVDSKSA
- the LOC126710580 gene encoding uncharacterized protein LOC126710580 isoform X4 → MDESEGLAIKALGSLFKLTQVFLWDDGVTRRFVTKSAEDDDNNNESNILSTATDYGILPEETELSERMNALGLPLSFHTNKEKWNGMGTGKRKGTRMKHSKSHQDIEDDALELSKVSEGEIVSPTIFHDNTSSSLCSMSMLGQSESSNYDVAVDAKISQCPSGGGDNLASSTGITGEADKEQVFVGRSDIVSNDCQDCDSVHGSTVFKDDVKNSANLTNLDTGPPAVNPLPDASFDHDKKHCDGRLLEYERLECLSAAYHDIEHEKNSNDNGTEQSFVPDSVVYTPLSKMLDHDRTDSFECNDDLGDWTVFWDSFYKRNYFYNIKTYSSTWNPPPGMEHLEYGDINNKSNEESTEATEMDVCPVVEVTDLCTLQTKIDSFEESISNGKLGCQPPDELSVGNGHGADNSMSCVDVTTVSRSLEHTDELYEINGSCIDVNTLCLLPNALEHIDSLNNTITEVVSESGYMPLGNFDTVTDKIDTHDALVMKKKKKKVRRTRRQRNVSNDDEELQFQGIPGEFSADIAKYWWQRYLLFSRFDNGIKMDEEGWFSVTPESIARHHASRCGSGIIVDCFTGVGGNAIQFAQRSKHVIAIDIDENKIDYAHHNAAIYGVDDRIDFINGDFFSLAPKLKVLNWFLNIITCDRV
- the LOC126710580 gene encoding uncharacterized protein LOC126710580 isoform X1, producing MDESEGLAIKALGSLFKLTQVFLWDDGVTRRFVTKSAEDDDNNNESNILSTATDYGILPEETELSERMNALGLPLSFHTNKEKWNGMGTGKRKGTRMKHSKSHQDIEDDALELSKVSEGEIVSPTIFHDNTSSSLCSMSMLGQSESSNYDVAVDAKISQCPSGGGDNLASSTGITGEADKEQVFVGRSDIVSNDCQDCDSVHGSTVFKDDVKNSANLTNLDTGPPAVNPLPDASFDHDKKHCDGRLLEYERLECLSAAYHDIEHEKNSNDNGTEQSFVPDSVVYTPLSKMLDHDRTDSFECNDDLGDWTVFWDSFYKRNYFYNIKTYSSTWNPPPGMEHLEYGDINNKSNEESTEATEMDVCPVVEVTDLCTLQTKIDSFEESISNGKLGCQPPDELSVGNGHGADNSMSCVDVTTVSRSLEHTDELYEINGSCIDVNTLCLLPNALEHIDSLNNTITEVVSESGYMPLGNFDTVTDKIDTHDALVMKKKKKKVRRTRRQRNVSNDDEELQFQGIPGEFSADIAKYWWQRYLLFSRFDNGIKMDEEGWFSVTPESIARHHASRCGSGIIVDCFTGVGGNAIQFAQRSKHVIAIDIDENKIDYAHHNAAIYGVDDRIDFINGDFFSLAPKLKADTVFLSPPWGGPDYTKVKTYDIKTMLKPRDGYSLFNTAKEIASRLVMFLPRNVDLNQLAELCLSAHPPWALEVEKNYLNGKLKAITAYFNTSAVDSKSA
- the LOC126710580 gene encoding uncharacterized protein LOC126710580 isoform X2 — protein: MDESEGLAIKALGSLFKLTQVFLWDDGVTRRFVTKSAEDDDNNNESNILSTATDYGILPEETELSERMNALGLPLSFHTNKEWNGMGTGKRKGTRMKHSKSHQDIEDDALELSKVSEGEIVSPTIFHDNTSSSLCSMSMLGQSESSNYDVAVDAKISQCPSGGGDNLASSTGITGEADKEQVFVGRSDIVSNDCQDCDSVHGSTVFKDDVKNSANLTNLDTGPPAVNPLPDASFDHDKKHCDGRLLEYERLECLSAAYHDIEHEKNSNDNGTEQSFVPDSVVYTPLSKMLDHDRTDSFECNDDLGDWTVFWDSFYKRNYFYNIKTYSSTWNPPPGMEHLEYGDINNKSNEESTEATEMDVCPVVEVTDLCTLQTKIDSFEESISNGKLGCQPPDELSVGNGHGADNSMSCVDVTTVSRSLEHTDELYEINGSCIDVNTLCLLPNALEHIDSLNNTITEVVSESGYMPLGNFDTVTDKIDTHDALVMKKKKKKVRRTRRQRNVSNDDEELQFQGIPGEFSADIAKYWWQRYLLFSRFDNGIKMDEEGWFSVTPESIARHHASRCGSGIIVDCFTGVGGNAIQFAQRSKHVIAIDIDENKIDYAHHNAAIYGVDDRIDFINGDFFSLAPKLKADTVFLSPPWGGPDYTKVKTYDIKTMLKPRDGYSLFNTAKEIASRLVMFLPRNVDLNQLAELCLSAHPPWALEVEKNYLNGKLKAITAYFNTSAVDSKSA